In one Cryptococcus deuterogattii R265 chromosome 9, complete sequence genomic region, the following are encoded:
- a CDS encoding Ras family other: MGHPVRMLFKITVLGDGGVGKTAITVQFTMSSFVETYDPTIEDCYRKQWVVDDQPCLLEVLDTAGQEEYTALRDQWIREGEGFLIVYSITSRPTFERVEHVVERVLRVKDESGLPLPSSSSNPYGLSTSAGGGAAPGAGGGGGGGMWAARVPIVIVGNKKDMFHSREVSTDEGASLAKRLGCEFFEVSAKTNSNVEAAFKCLVKKIKLAKQGGAGEESVMPTERVGGKRKKKYKCVVL, translated from the exons ATG GGTCACCCAGTACGAATGCTCTTCAAGATAACCGTCCTCGGCGACGGAGGTGTCGGTAAAACTGCCATAACAGTCCAA TTTACAATGTCTTCATTCGTCGAG ACATACGATCCTACCATTGAAGATTGTTATCGCAAACAATGGGTTGTAGACGATCAGCCCTGTTTACTAGAAGTTCTGGATACTGCTGGACAAG AGGAATACACGGCTCTGCGCGACCAATGGATACGTGAAGGCGAAGGATTCCTGATCGTGTACTCTATAACTTCTCGACCGACATTTGAACGGGTCGAACATGTGGTCGAGCGAGTCCTCCGCGTCAAGGATGAATCGGGTTTAcccctcccttcttcttcgtccaaCCCATATGGCTTATCGACATCAGCTGGCGGCGGCGCAGCACCTGGGGCTGGGGGTGGGGGCGGAGGCGGGATGTGGGCAGCACGGGTACCGATCGTGATTGTGgggaacaagaaggacATGTTCCATTCCAGAGAAGTATCAACGGATGAAGGGGCCAGTCTGGCCAAACGGCTGGGGTGTGAATTCTTTGAAGTGAGCGCCAAGACGAATAGTAATGTCGAGGCTGCGTTCAAGTGTTtggtcaagaagatcaagtTGGCGAAACAAGGTGGTGCAGGTGAAGAGTCGGTGATGCCGACAGAAAGGGTaggtgggaaaaggaagaagaagtacaAGTGTGTGGTGCTCTAG